Proteins encoded by one window of Lathyrus oleraceus cultivar Zhongwan6 chromosome 1, CAAS_Psat_ZW6_1.0, whole genome shotgun sequence:
- the LOC127118274 gene encoding mitochondrial carrier protein CoAc2 — protein sequence MAANQRESTLDHVPLFAKELLAGGLAGGFAKTAVAPLERVKILFQTRRAEFHSTGLFGSVSRIAKTEGLLGFYRGNGASVARIIPYAALHFMSYEEYRRWIVHIFPNVWKGPTLDLMAGSLSGGTAVIFTYPLDLIRTKLAYQVVSPTKLNVVGIVNNEQVYRGIRDCLSKTYKDGGIRGLYRGVAPTLFGIFPYAGLKFYFYEEMKRHVPEDYKKGIMAKLTCGSVAGLLGQTFTYPLEVVRRQMQVQKHTASDEAELKGTLRSMIFIAQKQGWKTLFSGLSINYIKVVPSAAIGFTVYDTMKLWLRVPSRDGSN from the exons ATGGCTGCAAATCAGAGAGAGTCCACGCTCGATCACGTTCCCCTCTTCGCCAAGGAACTTCTCGCCGGCGGACTCGCCGGCGGCTTTGCTAAAACCGCCGTTGCTCCTCTTGAACGCGTCAAAATTCTCTTCCAG ACCCGAAGAGCCGAGTTTCATAGCACGGGACTGTTCGGATCAGTTTCAAGAATTGCCAAAACCGAAGGTCTTTTAGGTTTCTACAG GGGTAATGGAGCAAGTGTTGCGAGGATTATTCCTTATGCAGCTCTTCATTTTATGTCCTATGAGGAATATCGCAGATGGATTGTGCACATTTTTCCTAATGTTTGGAAAGGTCCTACCCTTGACCTTATGGCAGGTTCACTCTCCGGAGGCACGGCTGTGATTTTTACTTATCCACTCGACTTAATTCGGACTAAGTTAGCTTATCAG GTTGTTAGTCCAACCAAGTTGAATGTTGTTGGGATTGTAAATAATGAACAAGTTTATAGAGGGATCCGTGATTGTCTTTCGAAAACTTATAAAGATGGTGGCATTAGAGGTCTCTATAGGGGAGTAG CTCCAACACTCTTTGGAATATTTCCATATGCCGGTTTGAAATTCTACTTCTATGAGGAAATGAAGCGCCATGTCCCTGAGGATTACAAGAAAGGCATCATGGCGAAACTCACATGTGGATCCGTGGCCGGTTTATTGGGTCAGACTTTCACATATCCTCTTGAAGTTGTCAGGAGGCAAATGCAG GTTCAAAAACACACGGCATCCGATGAAGCTGAATTGAAGGGGACTTTGCGATCTATGATTTTCATTGCTCAAAAGCAAGGCTGGAAGACGCTGTTTTCAGGGCTGAGTATCAATTACATAAAG GTTGTTCCATCTGCGGCGATTGGGTTCACAGTTTATGATACTATGAAATTGTGGCTGAGAGTACCATCAAGAGATGGATCAAACTAA